From a single Hypanus sabinus isolate sHypSab1 chromosome 7, sHypSab1.hap1, whole genome shotgun sequence genomic region:
- the LOC132397407 gene encoding proline-rich protein 36-like → MLHLFLQSDSTICSSLSPASISSPPRCYSHSKLLHLPITLLTWITHHLPASVTIPTVPSFIFLSLLPPHLNPPITSQPLLLHLLSPLPSASGCSPSGPIHHRPASATTPPLPSSICLWLLSIRTHPSPPSLCYYTSSPLFHLPLAALHPDPSITAQALLQFPLSSSPSAHHPSSSGSTRHLPASITILTLLSSICPSALLIWIHPPPPSVYHYSHSPFLYLPISPPHLDPPATSQRLSLFSLSFPLSAHQPSSSGSTRHLPASITILTLLSSICPSALLSWIHSSPPCSCSTPPLHLSIQNANCPFPSIDAARPAGFLLQNPMSAVSCVSTLISQVEI, encoded by the coding sequence ATGCTCCACCTttttctccaatcagattccaccatctgcagctCTTTGTCTCCTGCATCCATTTCCTCCCCACCCCGTTGCTATTCCCACTCTAAActcctccatcttcccatcacccttcTCACCTggatcacccatcacctcccagcctcagtcACTATTCCCACTGTCCCCTCATTCATCTTCCTATCactccttcctcctcacctgaatccacccatcacctcccagcctctgctactacacctcctctcccctcttccatctgccTCTGGCTGCTCTCCATCCGGACCCATCCATCACCGCCCAGCCTCTGCTACTAcacctcctctcccctcttccatctgccTCTGGCTGCTCTCCATCCGGACCCATCCATCACCGCCCAGCCTCTGCTACTAcacctcctctcccctcttccatctgccTCTGGCTGCTCTCCATCCGGACCCATCCATCACCGCCCAGGCTCTGTTGCAATTCCCACTCTCTTCTTCTCCATCTGCTCACCAtccctcctcatctggatccacccgCCACCTCCCAGCGTCTATCACTATTCTCACTCTCCTTTCCTCTATCTGCCCATCAgccctcctcatctggatccacccgCCACCTCCCAGCGTCTATCACTATTCTCACTCTCCTTTCCTCTATCTGCCCATCAgccctcctcatctggatccacccgCCACCTCCCAGCGTCTATCACTATTCTCACTCTCCTTTCCTCTATCTGCCCATCAgccctcctcatctggatccacccgCCACCTCCCAGCGTCTATCACTATTCTCACTCTCCTTTCCTCTATCTGCCCATCAGCCCTCCTCAGCTGgatccactcatcacctccctgctcttgctccacccctcccctccatctctcgatccaaaatgccaactgtccatttccctccattgatgctgctcgaCCGGCTGGTTTTCTTCTCCAGAACCCGatgtctgcagtctcctgtgtctccacTCTGATCAGCCAAGTAGAGATATGA